The following proteins are co-located in the Escherichia fergusonii ATCC 35469 genome:
- the glyS gene encoding glycine--tRNA ligase subunit beta has translation MSEKTFLVEIGTEELPPKALRSLAESFAANFTAELDNAGLAHGTVQWFAAPRRLALKVANLAEAQPDREIEKRGPAIAQAFDAEGKPSKAAEGWARGCGITVDQAERLTTDKGEWLLYRAHVKGESTEALLPNMVATSLAKLPIPKLMRWGASDVHFVRPVHTVTLLLGDKVIPATILGIQSDRVIRGHRFMGEPEFTIDNADQYPEILRERGKVIADYEERKAKIKADAEEAARKIGGNADLSESLLEEVASLVEWPVVLTAKFEEKFLAVPSEALVYTMKGDQKYFPVYANDGKLLPNFIFVANIESKDPQQIISGNEKVVRPRLADAEFFFNTDRKKRLEDNLPRLQTVLFQQQLGTLRDKTDRIQALAGWIAEQIGADVNHATRAGLLSKCDLMTNMVFEFTDTQGVMGMHYARHDGEAEDVAVALNEQYQPRFAGDDLPSNPVACALAIADKMDTLAGIFGIGQHPKGDKDPFALRRAALGVLRIIVEKNLNLDLQTLTEEAVRLYGDKLTNANVVDDVIDFMLGRFRAWYQDEGYTVDTIQAVLARRPTRPADFDARMKAVSHFRTLDAAAALAAANKRVSNILAKSDEVLSDRVNASTLKEPEEIKLAMQVVVLRDKLEPYFAEGRYQDALVELAELREPVDAFFDKVMVMVDDKELRINRLTMLEKLRELFLRVADISLLQ, from the coding sequence ATGTCTGAGAAAACTTTTCTGGTGGAAATCGGCACTGAAGAGCTGCCACCAAAAGCACTGCGCAGCCTGGCTGAGTCCTTTGCTGCGAACTTTACTGCGGAGCTGGATAACGCTGGCCTCGCACATGGCACCGTTCAATGGTTTGCTGCTCCGCGTCGTCTGGCGCTGAAAGTAGCTAACCTGGCGGAAGCACAACCGGATCGTGAAATCGAAAAACGTGGCCCGGCAATTGCTCAGGCGTTCGATGCTGAAGGTAAACCGAGTAAAGCGGCAGAAGGTTGGGCGCGTGGTTGCGGTATTACCGTTGACCAGGCTGAGCGTCTGACCACCGATAAAGGCGAATGGTTGCTGTATCGCGCTCATGTGAAGGGCGAAAGCACCGAAGCACTGCTGCCGAATATGGTAGCCACTTCGCTGGCGAAGCTGCCGATTCCGAAACTGATGCGTTGGGGCGCAAGCGACGTGCACTTCGTGCGTCCGGTTCACACCGTGACCCTGCTGCTGGGCGACAAAGTCATTCCGGCAACCATTCTGGGCATTCAGTCCGATCGCGTGATTCGCGGCCACCGCTTTATGGGCGAGCCGGAATTTACTATCGACAATGCCGATCAGTATCCGGAAATTCTGCGCGAGCGCGGGAAAGTTATCGCCGATTACGAAGAACGTAAGGCGAAGATTAAAGCCGATGCCGAAGAAGCCGCGCGTAAGATTGGCGGTAACGCTGACTTAAGCGAAAGCCTGTTGGAAGAAGTCGCTTCGCTGGTGGAATGGCCGGTTGTGCTGACCGCAAAATTCGAAGAGAAATTCCTCGCGGTGCCGTCTGAAGCGCTGGTTTACACCATGAAAGGTGACCAGAAATACTTCCCGGTGTATGCGAACGACGGCAAACTGCTGCCGAACTTTATCTTCGTTGCCAATATCGAATCGAAAGATCCGCAGCAAATTATCTCTGGTAACGAGAAAGTCGTTCGTCCACGTCTGGCGGATGCCGAGTTCTTCTTCAACACCGACCGTAAAAAACGTCTGGAAGATAACCTGCCGCGCCTGCAAACCGTGTTGTTCCAGCAACAGCTGGGTACACTGCGCGACAAAACTGACCGCATCCAGGCGCTGGCTGGCTGGATTGCTGAACAGATTGGCGCTGACGTTAACCACGCAACCCGTGCGGGCCTGCTGTCCAAGTGCGACCTGATGACCAACATGGTCTTCGAGTTCACCGACACTCAGGGCGTTATGGGTATGCACTACGCGCGTCACGATGGTGAAGCGGAAGATGTCGCCGTAGCGCTGAATGAGCAGTATCAGCCGCGCTTTGCCGGTGATGACCTGCCGTCTAACCCAGTGGCTTGTGCGCTGGCGATTGCTGACAAGATGGATACCCTGGCGGGTATCTTCGGTATCGGTCAGCATCCGAAAGGCGACAAAGACCCCTTTGCGCTGCGTCGTGCCGCACTTGGCGTGCTGCGTATTATCGTTGAGAAGAACCTCAACCTTGATCTGCAAACGCTGACCGAAGAAGCGGTGCGTCTGTATGGCGATAAGCTGACTAATGCCAACGTGGTTGATGACGTTATCGACTTTATGCTCGGTCGCTTCCGCGCCTGGTATCAGGACGAAGGTTATACCGTTGACACCATCCAGGCGGTACTGGCGCGTCGTCCGACTCGCCCGGCAGATTTTGATGCCCGTATGAAAGCGGTATCGCACTTCCGTACGCTGGATGCAGCGGCAGCACTGGCGGCGGCGAATAAGCGTGTATCTAACATCCTGGCGAAATCAGACGAAGTGCTGAGCGACCGCGTGAATGCCTCTACTCTGAAAGAGCCGGAAGAAATTAAACTGGCGATGCAGGTGGTTGTGCTGCGCGATAAACTGGAGCCGTACTTCGCCGAAGGTCGTTACCAGGATGCGCTGGTCGAACTGGCTGAGCTGCGTGAACCGGTCGATGCTTTCTTCGATAAAGTGATGGTAATGGTTGATGACAAAGAATTGCGTATCAACCGTCTGACCATGCTGGAGAAACTGCGCGAACTGTTCCTGCGCGTTGCGGATATTTCGCTGTTGCAGTAA